The Nonlabens spongiae genome contains a region encoding:
- a CDS encoding YkgJ family cysteine cluster protein — MSLLENLENKARQKESENRAFFKRLKKKKPKDLDLIAREEHDSVFDEIDCLECANCCKTTGPLFTDNDINRIAKHFKMRPADFVDQYLKVDEEGDYILQSTPCHFLGSDNYCSIYEVRPKACREYPHTDRRKLYQIGNLSVKNTHICPAALEIVERIKERMK, encoded by the coding sequence GTGTCTCTATTAGAAAATCTTGAAAACAAGGCTCGGCAGAAGGAATCTGAAAACCGAGCCTTTTTTAAGCGCCTCAAAAAAAAGAAGCCTAAAGATCTTGATCTTATAGCACGAGAAGAGCACGATTCGGTTTTTGATGAAATCGACTGTTTAGAATGTGCTAATTGCTGTAAAACTACTGGACCCTTATTTACTGATAACGACATCAATCGCATTGCAAAGCATTTTAAAATGCGACCAGCCGATTTTGTTGATCAATACCTCAAGGTAGATGAAGAAGGTGATTACATTTTGCAGTCCACTCCTTGTCACTTTCTAGGTTCTGATAACTATTGTTCTATTTATGAGGTACGGCCCAAAGCCTGCCGTGAATACCCACATACTGACAGACGTAAATTGTATCAGATAGGGAATCTTTCTGTAAAAAACACCCACATCTGTCCAGCAGCTCTTGAAATCGTCGAGCGTATCAAAGAGAGAATGAAGTAA
- a CDS encoding MBL fold metallo-hydrolase: MILEQYYTKCLAQGTYYIASEGEAAIIDPLREVQPYIDRANEDGVKFKYIFLTHFHADFVSGHVDLADKTGATIVIGPEAVTSYAFAKAEHLQTFNLGNITLQLLHTPGHTMESSCYLLRNEDGKEEALFTGDTLFIGDVGRPDLAVKSDLSKEDLAGHLYDSLRNIVMPLPDDITIYPAHGAGSACGKNMSSETSDTLGNQKKTNYALATDLSKEDFIKEVTTGIAPPPAYFPKNVWMNKGVNSSIDEIISRGTSPINAKSFKALADDADFLVLDVRSPQEYTAGSIPGSWFIGLDGQFAPWVGALIENIDQKIILVVPDGREEEAVTRLARVGYDNAQGYLKGGIEAWKNAGYELETIEDITAQEFVDGLENGAIKYAADVRKPGEFKNAHLENVHHFPLSNIHVDIQKYDPEKTFSIHCAGGYRSVIYASILKANGIKNLQNVLGGFGAIKKAELSQIDIIKE, encoded by the coding sequence ATGATCCTAGAGCAGTATTACACTAAATGTCTTGCACAGGGAACCTATTACATAGCCTCAGAAGGTGAGGCAGCTATCATAGACCCATTGCGTGAAGTGCAGCCATACATCGATCGCGCAAATGAAGATGGCGTGAAGTTCAAATATATTTTTCTAACCCATTTCCATGCAGATTTTGTCTCAGGCCACGTTGATCTAGCAGATAAAACTGGCGCTACTATAGTTATCGGACCAGAGGCTGTGACTAGTTACGCTTTCGCGAAAGCGGAACACCTTCAAACTTTCAATCTAGGCAATATCACTTTGCAATTACTACACACTCCAGGTCATACCATGGAATCGTCTTGCTATCTATTAAGAAACGAAGATGGCAAGGAAGAAGCGTTATTTACTGGAGATACTCTTTTTATTGGCGATGTCGGCCGGCCCGACCTCGCTGTAAAATCTGACTTAAGCAAAGAAGATCTAGCAGGGCATTTATATGACTCACTGCGTAATATTGTTATGCCGCTACCCGATGATATCACCATTTACCCAGCGCATGGAGCGGGAAGTGCATGTGGTAAAAATATGAGCAGTGAGACCAGCGACACGTTGGGAAATCAAAAGAAAACTAATTACGCACTGGCGACTGATCTGTCCAAGGAAGATTTCATCAAAGAAGTAACGACCGGCATCGCTCCCCCACCCGCCTATTTTCCTAAAAACGTGTGGATGAACAAGGGAGTAAATTCCAGTATCGATGAGATCATCTCGCGAGGAACCTCCCCAATTAACGCAAAATCATTCAAGGCACTTGCAGATGATGCTGACTTTTTAGTTTTGGACGTACGGTCGCCTCAAGAATATACCGCAGGTAGTATACCTGGCTCTTGGTTTATAGGACTGGATGGCCAGTTTGCTCCTTGGGTAGGTGCACTCATAGAAAATATAGATCAGAAAATCATACTAGTTGTTCCTGACGGTCGTGAAGAAGAGGCTGTTACGCGATTAGCTCGCGTAGGTTATGACAACGCTCAAGGATACTTAAAAGGGGGTATAGAAGCTTGGAAGAATGCAGGTTACGAGCTGGAAACAATTGAAGATATCACCGCTCAAGAATTTGTGGATGGCCTTGAAAACGGAGCCATCAAATATGCCGCAGATGTAAGAAAACCAGGTGAATTTAAAAACGCTCACCTGGAGAATGTACATCACTTCCCGCTGAGCAATATTCATGTGGATATACAGAAGTATGATCCTGAAAAAACATTTAGCATCCATTGCGCTGGAGGCTATCGATCAGTGATTTATGCCAGTATTTTAAAAGCAAATGGAATTAAAAATTTACAAAATGTCCTGGGGGGCTTTGGAGCTATTAAAAAAGCAGAGCTCTCGCAGATTGACATAATAAAAGAATAA
- a CDS encoding bifunctional 5,10-methylenetetrahydrofolate dehydrogenase/5,10-methenyltetrahydrofolate cyclohydrolase encodes MIILDGKITSNDIKNEITEIVQEMKNKGEKVPHLAAVIVGNDGASLTYVGSKVRACEQVGFESTMVRMPNTTSETELLREIKKLNENPDIDGFIVQLPLPKQIDTQKILMAVNPDKDVDGFHPTNFGRMALDMSTFIPATPFGILELLERYNVETKGKHTVVIGRSHIVGRPMSILMGRKGFPGNSTVTLTHSHTKNITQITSQADIIITALGVPGFLKAEMVKDDAVIIDVGITRVPDETRERGYYITGDVDFEAVKEKASFITPVPGGVGPMTIAMLLKNTLLARERHRESE; translated from the coding sequence ATGATAATTCTCGACGGTAAAATAACCAGTAACGACATCAAGAACGAGATTACGGAGATCGTTCAGGAAATGAAAAATAAAGGTGAGAAAGTACCGCATCTAGCCGCAGTTATAGTGGGAAATGATGGTGCGAGTCTTACTTATGTAGGTTCTAAGGTTCGCGCGTGTGAACAAGTGGGTTTTGAAAGTACTATGGTGCGCATGCCTAACACTACCAGCGAGACCGAATTGCTTCGAGAGATCAAAAAATTGAACGAGAATCCTGATATAGATGGTTTTATCGTTCAACTACCACTACCCAAACAAATCGATACACAAAAAATCCTGATGGCGGTGAATCCGGATAAGGATGTGGATGGCTTCCACCCTACTAATTTTGGTAGGATGGCACTGGACATGAGTACGTTTATTCCTGCAACGCCATTTGGGATTCTGGAACTGCTGGAGCGTTACAATGTTGAAACTAAAGGAAAACACACTGTGGTTATCGGTAGGTCTCATATTGTAGGGCGACCCATGAGTATCTTAATGGGACGTAAAGGCTTTCCCGGGAATTCTACGGTAACCTTAACCCACAGCCATACCAAAAACATCACTCAAATCACCTCACAGGCAGATATCATCATCACCGCGCTGGGAGTCCCTGGTTTCTTGAAAGCTGAAATGGTCAAAGACGATGCGGTCATTATAGATGTGGGTATCACCCGTGTTCCCGATGAGACTAGAGAACGAGGCTATTATATTACGGGTGACGTAGATTTTGAGGCGGTGAAAGAAAAAGCAAGTTTTATCACTCCAGTTCCAGGTGGCGTAGGTCCTATGACGATTGCCATGTTACTAAAGAATACTTTATTGGCGAGAGAACGTCACAGAGAATCAGAATAG
- the kdsA gene encoding 3-deoxy-8-phosphooctulonate synthase codes for MDLKKINKLKHTDSNNFFLLSGPCAIEGEEMALRIAEKVVAITDAFKIPYVFKGSFKKANRSRLDSFTGIGDEKALKILRKVSETFDIPTVTDIHEVSDAAMAAEYVDILQIPAFLVRQTDLVVAAAETGKTVNLKKGQFMSPESMQHAVTKVTDAGNDMAMITDRGTMFGYQDMIVDFRGIPTMRKFAPTVLDVTHSLQQPNQSSGVTGGRPEMIETIARAGIVNNVDGLFIETHFDPKNAKSDGANMLDLSLLEGLLGRLTAIRKTVTGFK; via the coding sequence ATGGATCTCAAAAAGATCAATAAACTCAAGCACACCGATTCAAATAATTTCTTCCTACTCTCAGGGCCCTGTGCCATTGAAGGTGAAGAAATGGCTCTACGCATCGCAGAAAAGGTAGTCGCAATTACGGATGCTTTCAAAATCCCTTACGTATTTAAAGGTAGCTTCAAAAAAGCCAATAGAAGTAGACTCGATAGCTTTACAGGAATAGGTGATGAGAAAGCACTTAAAATATTGAGAAAGGTTTCTGAGACTTTTGATATTCCTACGGTTACTGATATTCACGAGGTGAGTGATGCTGCCATGGCGGCAGAATATGTGGATATTTTGCAGATCCCGGCTTTCCTTGTGCGTCAAACAGATTTAGTCGTGGCAGCCGCTGAAACTGGTAAAACGGTAAATTTGAAAAAGGGACAATTTATGTCGCCTGAATCCATGCAACATGCCGTAACAAAAGTCACTGATGCTGGAAACGACATGGCCATGATCACAGATCGTGGAACTATGTTTGGGTATCAAGATATGATTGTCGATTTCAGAGGTATTCCCACCATGAGAAAATTTGCTCCCACTGTGCTGGATGTTACTCACAGTCTGCAACAGCCTAACCAAAGCAGTGGTGTAACGGGAGGAAGACCTGAGATGATCGAAACCATTGCCCGTGCCGGTATTGTAAACAATGTGGATGGGTTGTTCATAGAAACCCACTTTGATCCTAAAAATGCCAAGAGTGATGGCGCTAACATGCTTGATTTGTCTCTTCTCGAGGGACTTCTTGGTCGATTAACCGCTATAAGAAAAACGGTGACTGGTTTTAAGTAA
- a CDS encoding TlpA disulfide reductase family protein, whose translation MKKMFFLFLILSLISCEKQLTIAQAQKIDRDEFKKVLKKESEKVQVINFWATWCAPCVEELPAFEEMSKKYDDELDMTLISLDDADLIDKKVNPFLRENEITATVLLLDDPYSSEWIPMVDPHWDGAIPVTLIKNNSKSRFYNRTFTENELEKEIQSFL comes from the coding sequence ATGAAAAAAATGTTTTTTCTTTTCTTGATTTTGAGCTTAATCTCTTGCGAGAAGCAATTAACTATAGCACAGGCTCAAAAAATCGATAGAGATGAATTCAAAAAAGTTCTCAAAAAGGAAAGTGAAAAAGTCCAGGTAATTAACTTTTGGGCTACATGGTGTGCGCCTTGCGTAGAAGAATTACCAGCTTTTGAAGAAATGAGTAAAAAGTATGATGATGAATTAGATATGACGCTCATTTCATTAGACGACGCAGACTTAATTGATAAAAAGGTGAATCCATTTTTAAGGGAGAATGAGATTACCGCCACGGTTTTACTATTGGACGACCCCTACTCATCTGAGTGGATTCCTATGGTAGATCCGCATTGGGATGGTGCCATTCCCGTTACTTTAATAAAGAATAATAGTAAGAGTAGGTTTTATAACCGCACTTTTACTGAAAATGAATTAGAAAAAGAAATACAATCCTTCTTATGA
- a CDS encoding thioredoxin family protein: MKTLKILTGVVIVALIIVFATGSIEFGEDRENFYADDPKQDREYSDDQSEKQAPPKVNEVLESSDPEVESDFGYSIGDKAANFRLQNVDDEYVSLSDYPDAKGFIVIFTTNHCPYSVAYEDRINNLDKKYASQGFPVIAINPNNPQAYPEDSFENMKIRAKEKGFTFPYLFDKGQVVYPKYGATKTPHVFLLEKKEADHIVKYIGAIDDNYKNSDKVKNHFVEEAVDALLAGEEIKTKTTVAIGCSIKK; encoded by the coding sequence ATGAAGACCCTTAAAATACTTACTGGAGTGGTAATAGTAGCACTTATAATTGTATTTGCTACAGGCTCCATAGAATTTGGCGAAGACCGAGAAAATTTTTATGCTGATGACCCTAAACAGGATAGAGAATATTCTGATGATCAAAGTGAAAAGCAAGCCCCACCGAAAGTTAACGAGGTATTAGAATCCTCAGATCCAGAGGTTGAATCAGACTTTGGCTATTCAATTGGTGACAAAGCTGCAAATTTCAGACTTCAGAACGTTGATGATGAATATGTGTCTTTATCAGACTACCCAGATGCCAAAGGCTTCATCGTAATCTTTACCACTAACCACTGTCCGTATAGCGTTGCTTATGAAGATCGCATCAACAACCTGGACAAAAAATATGCAAGTCAGGGATTTCCCGTAATAGCTATTAACCCTAATAATCCACAGGCTTATCCAGAGGATAGTTTTGAGAACATGAAAATAAGGGCAAAGGAGAAAGGTTTCACATTCCCTTACTTATTTGATAAAGGTCAAGTGGTGTATCCTAAATATGGAGCCACAAAAACACCACACGTTTTTCTACTAGAAAAAAAAGAGGCTGACCATATCGTCAAATACATCGGCGCAATTGATGATAATTATAAAAATTCTGATAAGGTAAAAAACCACTTTGTAGAAGAAGCCGTAGATGCTTTACTTGCTGGTGAAGAAATCAAAACCAAAACCACCGTAGCCATAGGTTGTAGTATCAAGAAATAA
- a CDS encoding four helix bundle protein: MSFKTLLAYQKAFGLAMEIFEVSKNFPREEIYSLTDKIRRSSRSVCANITEAYRRRRYTKSYISSLVDSDAENSETQTWLSFAQACGYISKDLEKDLENKSIEIGKLINFMIQNPEKFGAK; the protein is encoded by the coding sequence TTGAGTTTTAAGACACTTCTTGCATACCAAAAGGCTTTTGGTCTAGCTATGGAAATTTTTGAAGTTTCAAAAAACTTTCCTAGAGAAGAAATCTACTCGCTAACTGACAAAATAAGAAGATCGTCGAGATCTGTATGCGCAAATATTACGGAAGCATACAGGAGACGCCGTTATACAAAGAGCTACATATCTAGCCTCGTAGATTCAGATGCTGAGAATTCTGAAACGCAAACATGGCTTAGTTTTGCTCAAGCTTGTGGATACATTTCAAAAGATTTAGAAAAAGATCTCGAAAATAAAAGTATAGAAATAGGTAAGCTGATTAACTTTATGATTCAAAACCCTGAAAAGTTTGGGGCTAAATAA
- a CDS encoding rhodanese-like domain-containing protein, whose amino-acid sequence MKDLNNYEFQQALAADENAQIIDVRTDEEVAEGMIGNALHLDIHKPQEFMDGVNKLDKEGNYYVYCRAGSRSSQACQIMEQMGFKNTYNLQTGFSQWDGEVTHKA is encoded by the coding sequence ATGAAAGATTTAAATAATTACGAGTTCCAACAAGCCCTTGCAGCAGATGAAAATGCGCAGATCATCGATGTGCGCACAGATGAAGAAGTAGCAGAAGGTATGATCGGAAACGCTCTGCACCTGGACATCCACAAACCGCAAGAATTCATGGACGGAGTTAATAAGCTGGACAAAGAAGGGAATTACTATGTTTATTGTCGTGCAGGGAGTAGAAGCTCTCAGGCATGTCAAATCATGGAGCAAATGGGTTTTAAAAACACTTACAACCTCCAGACAGGATTCAGTCAGTGGGACGGAGAGGTAACCCACAAGGCTTAA
- a CDS encoding GIN domain-containing protein has protein sequence MKNVVLVFALLIVAFAKAQSVQEVEDFHRIMIDTDAQVEVIYSPKSQVMMNLPENQLTNLNVDVKNGALIIKQLNDKKFEDLRIRIYTNRVSALAVKGDTEVSLSRFKFQNDLVVQTSDNSSVDLGELKVENLNVMRTKNSSVVCKDAKNRKETVDGVVITS, from the coding sequence ATGAAAAATGTAGTTTTAGTATTCGCCCTTTTAATTGTCGCTTTCGCGAAAGCGCAATCCGTTCAAGAAGTAGAGGATTTTCACCGTATCATGATCGATACTGATGCTCAAGTGGAAGTCATTTACTCACCGAAAAGCCAGGTAATGATGAATCTTCCGGAAAATCAGCTCACAAATCTTAATGTCGATGTGAAGAACGGCGCACTTATCATCAAACAATTAAATGATAAAAAATTTGAAGACTTGAGAATCCGTATTTATACAAATAGAGTTTCTGCTCTTGCCGTGAAGGGAGATACAGAAGTTTCTTTGAGCCGCTTTAAGTTTCAAAATGATCTAGTAGTACAAACTTCTGACAATAGTTCTGTAGACTTAGGTGAATTGAAAGTTGAAAACCTAAATGTCATGCGTACCAAGAATAGCAGCGTTGTATGTAAAGATGCAAAAAACAGAAAAGAAACTGTTGATGGCGTTGTAATTACAAGTTAA